From a region of the Bradyrhizobium manausense genome:
- a CDS encoding branched-chain amino acid ABC transporter permease, with protein sequence MRAFQILIDGFAISALYALGATGFTLIFGVSGVLNLSHGAIMVAAAVAAWAAASILGVGTYAGALIGVGVALLTAFATYFAVVKPIQDSRRIPNEEKEIFVLTGTLLWGIMIQELIAYFFTNNAKTVLPIVEGVVEILGVRTPRNEIFTAIVCCLVIGLLWLLVNRTRTGKAVLAASMNPRGVTLLGLELTNIYIVVWAIYGILAGIAGVLLGMFLGVSSYSVGPLTASAFSIVVLGGLGSVSGSLIAAFVVGYLETLTAYLVSPAYRTIPALLLLVFVMYIRPQGLLGRR encoded by the coding sequence ATGCGAGCTTTCCAGATTCTGATCGATGGCTTTGCCATCAGCGCTCTCTACGCACTCGGCGCCACCGGTTTCACGTTGATCTTCGGCGTCTCCGGCGTGCTCAATCTCTCCCACGGTGCCATCATGGTGGCGGCGGCGGTGGCGGCCTGGGCCGCGGCCAGCATCCTCGGCGTCGGTACCTATGCCGGTGCGCTGATCGGGGTCGGCGTTGCCCTGCTCACGGCGTTCGCCACTTACTTTGCGGTGGTGAAGCCCATTCAGGACTCCCGGCGCATCCCGAATGAGGAGAAGGAGATCTTCGTCCTCACGGGCACGCTGCTCTGGGGCATCATGATCCAGGAGCTGATCGCCTATTTCTTCACCAACAACGCCAAGACGGTGCTGCCGATCGTCGAGGGCGTGGTGGAGATCCTCGGCGTTCGCACGCCGAGAAACGAGATCTTCACCGCGATCGTGTGCTGCCTCGTGATCGGACTGCTGTGGCTGCTGGTGAACCGCACCCGCACCGGCAAGGCGGTGCTGGCGGCCTCGATGAACCCGCGCGGCGTCACCCTGCTCGGACTCGAGCTCACCAACATCTACATCGTGGTATGGGCGATCTACGGCATTCTGGCCGGCATTGCCGGCGTGCTGCTCGGCATGTTCCTCGGCGTCAGCTCCTACAGCGTGGGACCGCTGACCGCGAGCGCGTTCTCGATCGTGGTGCTCGGCGGCCTCGGCAGCGTCTCCGGCTCGCTGATCGCCGCTTTCGTGGTCGGCTATCTCGAAACGCTGACGGCCTATCTGGTCTCGCCGGCCTACCGCACCATTCCGGCGCTGCTGCTGCTCGTGTTCGTGATGTACATCCGGCCCCAGGGCCTTCTGGGGAGGCGCTGA
- a CDS encoding branched-chain amino acid ABC transporter permease: MASFFTSRLFFVSLALVVIAATLPLYVSGYVLGLLTVAFYFGVFAMAWDLLFGFAGEVNFGPTFLIGVGAYTAGILNAQFGWSVYLCIVLGALASVVAGLVLALPALRVRGPYFGLTTLVAVLMLQNFVVVFADLTGGEIGLTIPDVITINAGANYWIALGFMTISAAILYGLSQSPVGLVLQASGQDPVQAGALGFNIVKHKLAAFIVSAFFSGLSGALLVFYFGTASVGTVVDVAVGVNVIVSAVLGGRRTVLGAALGAIFLIVAGEFLRPTGELATFIVSAVALLVVLFFPGGFLGAALSREARS; this comes from the coding sequence ATGGCGAGCTTCTTTACCTCGCGCCTGTTCTTCGTCTCGCTGGCGCTCGTCGTCATCGCAGCCACGCTGCCGCTCTATGTCTCCGGCTATGTGCTCGGGCTTCTCACCGTCGCGTTCTATTTCGGCGTGTTCGCGATGGCCTGGGACTTGCTGTTCGGCTTCGCCGGCGAAGTCAATTTCGGCCCGACCTTCCTGATCGGTGTCGGCGCCTATACCGCCGGCATTCTCAATGCCCAGTTCGGCTGGTCGGTCTATCTCTGCATCGTGCTGGGCGCGCTCGCCTCCGTCGTCGCCGGCCTGGTGCTGGCGCTGCCGGCACTACGCGTGCGCGGGCCGTATTTCGGCCTGACCACGCTGGTCGCGGTCCTGATGCTGCAGAATTTCGTCGTCGTGTTCGCCGATCTCACCGGCGGCGAGATCGGCCTCACCATCCCCGACGTCATCACCATCAATGCCGGAGCGAACTACTGGATCGCGCTCGGTTTCATGACGATCTCGGCGGCGATCCTCTACGGCCTGTCGCAATCGCCTGTTGGTCTCGTGCTGCAAGCAAGCGGCCAGGATCCGGTGCAGGCCGGCGCGCTCGGCTTCAACATCGTCAAGCACAAGCTCGCCGCCTTCATCGTCAGCGCGTTCTTCTCGGGGCTATCAGGCGCGCTGCTGGTGTTCTATTTCGGCACCGCCTCGGTCGGCACCGTCGTCGACGTCGCGGTCGGCGTCAACGTGATCGTCTCGGCCGTGCTCGGTGGCCGGCGCACCGTGCTCGGCGCAGCGCTCGGCGCGATCTTCCTGATCGTCGCCGGCGAATTCCTGCGCCCGACCGGCGAGCTTGCGACCTTCATCGTCTCGGCGGTGGCTCTCCTCGTCGTTCTGTTCTTCCCCGGCGGCTTCCTCGGAGCGGCCCTCTCGCGCGAGGCTCGCTCGTAA
- a CDS encoding ABC transporter substrate-binding protein — MDKALTSALRSAFGAAAAGALLAASSPAFAADPIKIGVIAEAQAIAGASIPQAAQLAADEINAKGGVDGRKIEIIGYDNHSSSADSVRAFQRAVNEDKVNMVIASYISEVVLALEPWAARLKTPFVTPGAASNEISKSVHADYEKNKYTFHGYLTSAALALSVCDGAKDLLVDKLHMKTAVIMSEDAAWTKPLDVGYEECLAKIGLKVLDHIRFSPDTTDFTPIFNKIEGSKPDVIITGISHVGVQPTVQWKNQQVPIPMFGISSQATNETFAKDTNQAAEGVLYQGVSGPGVAVTPKSVPFAENFKKKYGNYPSYAGYTAYDEVYYIADAVKRAGSTDADKLVDALEKTDWEGTIGRVQFYGKDDPFTHSIKYGKGLITGLMLQWQDGKQSAVWPKDVAKVDIKFPSFIKLSN, encoded by the coding sequence ATGGATAAAGCACTCACTAGTGCATTGCGAAGTGCGTTTGGTGCGGCCGCGGCGGGCGCATTATTGGCAGCCTCAAGCCCGGCCTTTGCGGCCGATCCGATCAAGATCGGCGTCATTGCCGAAGCGCAGGCGATTGCCGGCGCATCGATCCCGCAGGCCGCGCAACTCGCTGCCGACGAGATCAACGCCAAAGGCGGCGTCGACGGCCGCAAGATCGAGATCATCGGCTACGACAATCACTCCTCCTCGGCAGATTCAGTGCGTGCCTTCCAGCGCGCGGTGAACGAGGACAAGGTCAACATGGTCATTGCCAGCTACATCAGCGAAGTGGTGCTGGCGCTGGAGCCGTGGGCGGCGCGCCTGAAGACGCCGTTCGTCACGCCGGGTGCGGCCTCGAACGAGATCAGCAAGAGCGTCCACGCCGACTACGAGAAGAACAAATACACCTTCCACGGCTATCTGACCTCGGCGGCACTGGCGCTATCGGTCTGCGACGGCGCCAAGGATCTCCTCGTCGACAAGCTGCATATGAAGACGGCCGTCATCATGAGCGAGGACGCCGCCTGGACCAAGCCGCTCGACGTCGGCTACGAGGAGTGCCTGGCCAAGATCGGGCTGAAGGTGCTCGACCACATCCGCTTCTCGCCTGATACCACTGACTTCACCCCGATCTTCAACAAGATCGAAGGCTCGAAGCCCGACGTGATCATCACCGGTATCTCCCATGTCGGCGTGCAGCCGACGGTGCAGTGGAAGAACCAGCAGGTGCCGATCCCGATGTTCGGGATCTCGTCGCAGGCCACCAACGAGACCTTCGCCAAGGACACCAACCAGGCGGCCGAAGGCGTGCTCTACCAGGGCGTCTCCGGTCCCGGCGTCGCGGTGACGCCGAAGTCGGTGCCGTTCGCGGAAAACTTCAAGAAGAAGTACGGCAATTATCCGTCCTATGCCGGCTACACCGCCTATGACGAGGTCTATTACATCGCCGATGCGGTGAAGCGGGCCGGCTCGACCGATGCCGACAAGCTGGTCGATGCGCTGGAAAAGACCGACTGGGAAGGCACGATCGGCCGCGTCCAGTTCTACGGCAAGGACGATCCGTTCACGCACTCGATCAAGTACGGCAAGGGCCTGATCACCGGGCTGATGCTGCAATGGCAGGACGGCAAGCAGAGCGCGGTCTGGCCCAAGGACGTCGCCAAGGTCGACATCAAGTTCCCGAGCTTCATCAAGCTCAGCAACTAG